A genomic segment from Castor canadensis chromosome 1, mCasCan1.hap1v2, whole genome shotgun sequence encodes:
- the Ubtfl1 gene encoding upstream-binding factor 1-like protein 1, with amino-acid sequence MASLHNQGYWSRNDILRLMERMEKNLPPDDSQAFKTTQACLDWGKVAFNRFSGEMCKLKWLEISHKLRKYRTLTELVVEAKERVADPYRSKGYKKHPDYPKRPLTAYIRFYKDKWAQYSQMYPKLNNQELTKVLSEKYKQLPEDIKQMYIQDFQKEKQDYEEKVAQFKEDHPHLVQNSKKSGVLKRHQTKAPKELKGNVSNVKPGLETDELSMEVKFPGEPKKPPMNAYHKFHEESWASRELQHLPLRERMVEISRRWQRVPQSRKDSYKSQAEELQRQYWVDLDLWLKTLSPEEYAAYREAKAAYGKRKNWNVTSGPNPKCQRRDVRPPNDKGLQEGLGEERGLQPPGADLSETLQVQSDGSQGSKGTVQEDVEEDKGSSSSDSSSGGEDQERDPKDSDSSSSSSGNSSDLDSV; translated from the coding sequence ATGGCATCGCTACATAACCAAGGCTACTGGTCCAGAAACGACATCCTGAGGTTAATGGAACGCATGGAGAAGAATCTCCCACCCGATGACAGCCAAGCATTCAAAACAACCCAGGCATGTCTGGACTGGGGGAAAGTAGCTTTTAACCGTTTTTCGGGAGAAATGTGCAAACTCAAGTGGTTAGAAATTTCTCACAAGTTGAGGAAGTACCGCACATTGACCGAGTTAGTTGTTGAAGCCAAAGAACGAGTTGCAGATCCCTACAGAAGCAAGGGATACAAGAAACATCCAGATTACCCCAAAAGGCCTCTGACTGCTTACATCCGCTTTTACAAGGACAAGTGGGCCCAGTACTCCCAAATGTACCCTAAGCTCAACAACCAGGAGCTGACAAAGGTCCTGTCTGAGAAATACAAGCAGCTCCCAGAGGACATAAAACAGATGTACATTCAGGATTTCCAGAAAGAGAAACAGGACTATGAAGAAAAAGTGGCTCAATTCAAGGAAGACCATCCTCATCTAGTCCAGAATTCCAAGAAATCTGGTGTCCTCAAGAGGCACCAGACCAAAGCCCCTAAAGAGTTGAAAGGAAATGTGAGTAATGTGAAGCCTGGTCTGGAAACTGATGAACTTTCCATGGAGGTGAAATTTCCTGGTGAGCCCAAGAAACCACCCATGAATGCCTACCACAAATTTCATGAGGAATCCTGGGCCAGTCGGGAACTGCAGCATTTACCCCTGAGGGAGCGCATGGTAGAGATCAGCCGCCGCTGGCAACGTGTCCCACAGAGCAGGAAGGACAGTTACAAGAGCCAGGCTGAGGAGCTGCAGAGACAGTACTGGGTGGACCTGGATCTCTGGCTCAAGACCTTGTCACCTGAGGAATATGCAGCTTACAGAGAGGCTAAGGCAGCCTATGGAAAGCGTAAGAACTGGAACGTGACATCAGGCCCAAACCCCAAGTGCCAACGAAGAGATGTGAGGCCCCCAAATGACAAGGGTCTGCAAGAAGGGCTGGGAGAAGAACGGGGTCTGCAGCCTCCAGGGGCAGACTTGTCAGAGACCCTTCAGGTCCAGAGTGATGGCTCACAGGGATCAAAAGGGACTGTGCAGGAGGATGTGGAAGAGGACAAGGGGAGCAGCTCCTCAGACTCCAGCAGTGGAGGTGAAGATCAAGAGCGTGACCCTAAGGACAGTGACTCTAGCTCTTCTTCCTCGGGGAACTCCTCGGACTTAGACTCTGTCTGA